From a single Brassica napus cultivar Da-Ae chromosome C9, Da-Ae, whole genome shotgun sequence genomic region:
- the LOC106414889 gene encoding exocyst complex component EXO70A1-like: protein MAKNTRVLTQKETFGDFEEAVEKDATKTAVLDGTVHPLTSYVINYVKFLFDYQATLKQLFSEFGNGDDSNSQLASVTMRIMQAFQNNLEGKSKQYKDQALTHLFLMNNIHYMVRSVRRSEAKDLLGDDWVQRHRRVVQQHANLYKRTAWTKVRPIYITQTSSAQGLTSSGGGSVEGGNSSGVSRGLLKERFNMFNMQFDELHQRQSQWTVPDTELRESLRLAVAEVLLPAYRSFLKRFGPLVESGKNSQRYIKYTAEDLERLLGELFEGKSMNEPRR, encoded by the exons ATGGCCAAAAACACAAGAGTACTCACACAAAAg GAAACGTTTGGTGACTTCGAAGAAGCTGTAGAAAAAGATGCTACAAAGACTGCTGTTCTAGATGGGACTGTCCACCCACTAACAAGCTATGTAATCAACTATGTCAAGTTCTTATTCGA CTACCAAGCGACTTTGAAGCAACTTTTCTCGGAATTTGGAAATGGAGATGACTCGAACTCTCAGCTTGCATCCGTAACAATGAGGATAATGCAGGCGTTTCAAAACAACCTGGAGGGAAAATCGAAACAGTACAAAGATCAAGCACTGACACACTTGTTCTTGATGAACAACATACATTACATGGTTAGATCTGTGCGCAG GTCAGAAGCCAAGGATTTGTTAGGCGATGATTGGGTTCAAAGGCACAGGCGTGTCGTTCAGCAACATGCAAACCTATACAAAAGAACTGCTTGGACAAAGGTTCGACCTATAT atATTACACAAACCTCGTCGGCGCAAGGCTTGACCTCGTCCGGAGGAGGAAGTGTAGAGGGAGGAAACAGCAGCGGAGTTTCAAGAGGGTTATTGAAGGAGAG gttcaacatgtTCAATATGCAATTTGATGAGTTGCATCAGAGACAATCGCAATGGACAGTTCCAGACACAGAGCTAAGAGAGTCACTAAGACTTGCTGTTGCTGAAGTATTATTGCCTgcttatagatcattcctcaaACGCTTTGG GCCTCTGGTTGAGAGTGGGAAGAATTCTCAGAGATACATAAAGTATACAGCTGAAGATCTTGAGAGATTGTTGGGTGAGTTGTTTGAAGGAAAGTCTATGAACGAACCACGACGGTAA
- the LOC106403621 gene encoding exocyst complex component EXO70A1, producing the protein MAVDSRMDLLSERAVLMRESLQKSQTITDNVVSILGSFDSRLSALESAMRPTQIRTHAIRKAHENIDKTLKSAEVILSQFDLLRQAETKVLKGPHEDLESYLEAIAQLRKVIRYFSSNKGFKNSDGVLNHANSLLAKAQSKLEEEFKQLLASYSKAVEPDRLFDGLPNSLRPSADGEGNGKAHGGHHNDDSETAAYTLPVLIPSRVLPLLHDLAQQMVQAGHQQLLLQIYRETRTFVLEESLRKLGVEKLSKEDVQRMQWEVLEAKIGNWIHFMRIAVKLLFAGERQVCDQIFRGFDSLSDQCFAEVTVSSVSMLLSFGDAIARSKRSPEKLFVLLDMYEIMRELHSEIETIFKGKACLEIRNSATGLTKRLAQTAQETFGDFEEAVEKDATKTAVLDGTVHPLTSYVINYVKFLFDYQATLKQLFSEFGNGDDSNSQLASVTMRIMQALQNNLEGKSKQYKDQALTHLFLMNNIHYMVRSVRRSEAKDLLGDDWVQRHRRVVQQHANLYKRTAWTKILQTSSAQGLTSSGGGSVEGGNSSGVSRGLLKERFKMFNMQFDELHQRQSQWTVPDTELRESLRLAVAEVLLPAYRSFLKRFGPLVESGKNSQRYIKYTAEDLERLLGELFEGKSMNEPRR; encoded by the exons ATGGCCGTCGATAGCCGAATGGATCTGCTCAGCGAAAGAGCTGTGCTGATGAGAGAGTCTCTCCAGAAGAGTCAAACCATCACCGATAATGTCGTCTCCATCCTCGGCTCCTTCGATAGCCGTCTCTCTGCTCTTGAATCCGCCATGCGTCCCACTCAG ATTAGAACGCATGCGATAAGGAAAGCTCACGAGAATATCGATAAGACTCTCAAATCCGCTGAGGTTATTCTCTCTCAGTTTGATCTCCTCCGTCAG GCAGAGACTAAAGTACTCAAGGGGCCACATGAGGACCTGGAGAGTTATTTGGAGGCAATAGCTCAACTCAGAAAAGTTATTCGTTATTTTAGCAGCAACAAAGGCTTTAAGAACAGTGATGGAGTCCTCAACCATGCAAATAGCTTGCTTGCCAAAGCTCAGTCGAAGCTGGAGGAGGAGTTTAAACAGTTGCTAGCTTCTTACAG CAAAGCTGTGGAGCCTGATCGCCTTTTTGATGGCCTTCCTAACTCACTGAGACCATCCGCTGACGGTGAGGGTAATGGAAAAGCCCACGGAGGACACCATAACGATGACTCAGAAACTGCTGCTTATACACTTCCAGTCCTCATTCCATCAAGGGTATTGCCACTTTTGCATGATTTGGCTCAGCAAATGGTTCAGGCTGGTCACCAGCAACTGCTGCTACAAATTTATAG agaaaCACGTACTTTTGTATTGGAAGAGAGCTTAAGAAAATTGGGAGTTGAAAAACTTAGCAAAGAGGATGTTCAGAGGATGCAGTGGGAAGTTTTGGAGGCCAAAATTGGAAATTGGATCCATTTCATGCGCATTGCT GTTAAATTGCTCTTTGCTGGAGAAAGGCAAGTATGTGACCAGATATTCCGAGGCTTCGATTCTCTTAGTGATCAGTGTTTTGCAGAAGTTACAGTGAGCAGTGTCTCAATGCTACTTAGCTTTGGGGATGCCATAGCTAGGAGCAAGAGATCTCCAGAAAAGTTGTTTGTACTCTTAGACATGTATGAAATAATGCGGGAGCTTCATTCAGAG ATTGAGACAATTTTCAAAGGTAAAGCATGCCTTGAAATTAGAAACTCTGCTACGGGGTTGACAAAGCGGCTGGCGCAGACTGCTCAGGAAACATTTGGTGACTTCGAAGAAGCTGTAGAAAAAGATGCTACAAAGACTGCTGTTCTAGATGGGACTGTCCACCCACTAACAAGCTATGTTATCAATTATGTCAAGTTCTTATTTGA CTACCAAGCGACTTTGAAGCAACTTTTCTCGGAATTTGGAAATGGAGATGACTCGAACTCTCAGCTTGCATCCGTAACAATGAGGATAATGCAGGCGCTTCAAAACAACCTGGAGGGAAAATCGAAACAGTACAAAGATCAAGCACTGACACACTTGTTCTTGATGAACAACATACATTACATGGTTAGATCTGTGCGCAG GTCAGAAGCCAAGGATTTGTTAGGCGATGATTGGGTTCAAAGGCACAGGCGTGTCGTTCAGCAACATGCAAACCTATACAAAAGGACTGCTTGGACAAAG atattacaAACCTCGTCGGCGCAAGGGTTGACCTCATCCGGAGGAGGAAGTGTAGAGGGAGGAAACAGCAGCGGAGTTTCGAGAGGGTTACTGAAAGAGAG GTTCAAGATGTTCAATATGCAATTTGATGAGTTGCATCAGAGACAATCACAATGGACAGTTCCGGACACAGAGCTAAGAGAGTCACTAAGACTTGCTGTTGCTGAAGTATTATTGCCTGCTTACAGATCATTCCTCAAACGCTTTGG GCCTCTGGTTGAGAGTGGGAAGAATTCTCAGAGATACATAAAGTATACAGCTGAAGATCTTGAGAGATTGTTGGGTGAGTTGTTTGAAGGAAAGTCTATGAACGAACCACGACGGTAA
- the LOC106414899 gene encoding uncharacterized protein LOC106414899: MYETTLTEDPSLGYTGCFWDYRDLPIPETPHGINPSLIHLKVSDALESKLLLGHLAIWFFAEKPIIQDNFEEAQLFFPEGVPKDESERAKMMIKAILFFALDKDGCGDEHNNLVVVSNTISLEPELVGVLKALEFRNHNVLLVQSDEANKVNIPTLSLDLLFQSMLDDDDDDEDDGVGEEEKEAIAKLKKVIAEKRRALAKRKNAQEKEKNAFIRGEVAKATTGVRSLYFTIKYALAEENEDHSDDMSVFTYGKGKTLPSEYSVETPFSLGGKMVHRGAWDKAARVYKMMWDILIWSFDNRETGLNLVVNLSLEDKEFVNTSAYTEFVDTLFKLKEKGYNVLLVQHETESASEYLISSVSSIWLWTSILHHFNSAKDVEVLGMERLKIELQSRGLKCGGTLQERVERLFLLKSTPLEKFPKKFLAKRGEMKREEMKRMEILAKREEEMNASLFG; the protein is encoded by the exons ATGTACGAAACAACCCTGACCGAAGATCCCTCCT TGGGCTACACAGGGTGCTTCTGGGACTACAGAGATTTACCAATCCCTGAAACCCCTCATGGTATCAACCCTTCTCTTATTCATCTAAAGGTCTCAGATGCTCTTGAGAGCAAACTACTGCTTGGTCATTTGGCAATCTGGTTTTTCGCTGAGAAACCAATAATACAAGATAATTTTGAAGAAGCTCAATTATTCTTCCCCGAAGGAG TTCCAAAAGATGAATCTGAGAGGGCTAAGATGATGATTAAGGCGATTCTTTTCTTTGCATTGGACAAAGATGGTTGCGGTGATGAACATAACAATCTGGTGGTAGTCTCAAATACCATCTCACTAGAACCCGAGTTAGTCGGTGTTCTTAAGGCTTTGGAATTCAGAAACCACAATGTTCTCTTGGTACAATCCGATGAAGCAAACAAGGTCAATATTCCTACCTTAAGCCTTGATTTGCTCTTCCAAAGCAtgctagatgatgatgatgatgacgaggACGATGGAGTTggcgaagaagagaaagaagctaTTGCAAAATTGAAAAAAGTTATTGCAGAAAAAAGAAGAGCTCTCGCAAAAAGGAAGAATGctcaagagaaagagaaaaatgcTTTTATAAGGGGAGAAGTTGCAAAAGCTACCACTGGAGTCAGGTCACTATATTTCACTATCAAGTATGCTCTTGCTGAGGAGAATGAAGATCATTCTGATGACATGTCAGTATTCACTTACGGTAAAGGGAAGACTTTGCCGTCTGAATATTCTGTCGAAACCCCCTTCTCCCTAG GGGGAAAGATGGTTCATCGTGGTGCATGGGATAAAGCTGCTAGAGTTTATAAGATGATGTGGGACATTCTTATATGGTCATTTGACAATCGTGAGACTGGACTAAATTTGGTGGTAAACCTCTCGTTGGAAGACAAGGAGTTCGTCAATACTTCTGCCTACACCGAGTTTGTGGATACTCTTTTCAAATTGAAAGAGAAAGGTTACAATGTACTCTTAGTACAACATGAAACCGAGAGCGCATCGGAATACCTAATTAGTTCTGTAAGCTCGATATGGCTTTGGACAAGTATATTACATCACTTCAATTCAGCTAAAGATGTGGAG GTTTTGGggatggaaagattgaagaTTGAGCTTCAGTCAAGGGGGCTGAAATGTGGAGGGACGCTGCAAGAGCGAGTTGAAAGGCTCTTCTTACTTAAATCAACACCACTCGAAAAATTCCCAAAGAAATTTCTGGCCAAGAGAGGGGAaatgaagagagaagaaatgaagAGAATGGAAATTTTGgccaagagagaagaagaaatgaaTGCAAGTCTTTTTGGATGA